A window of Haloarcula sp. H-GB4 contains these coding sequences:
- the leuS gene encoding leucine--tRNA ligase: MSRRYDHARVQEYWQQAWEREDVFECPTDAADPTYVLGMFPYTSGSLHMGHIRNYAITDAYARYRRMAGDDVLHPMGWDAFGLPAENAAYKRDTDPESWTRTCIDQMEDDLQEMGFGYDWSREITTCDPEYYQWNQWLFTQFYDEGLVDYGAATVNWCPDCETVLADAQVETPPEADEGGTTASTGHSHTQGGGVCWRCGTAVEQRDLDQWFFAITDYAEELYHGLDDLEGWPDGVRDSQRNWIGRQEGARVAFSVSHDDHDTVEAFTTRLDTVYGATYLALSPGHDLARALADEDDDVAEYVDSVASTDDAGMSGVETDLTATHPYTGEELPVYVAAYVLDDVGTGAVMGVPAHNEQDHAFADEHDLPVKQAVEPVDGSGTDLPHAPYTGDGMLTNSGEYDGLASSAARERLREDEATESAVTYRLRDWLISRQRYWGTPIPIVHCDDCGHVPVPEEDLPVELPDYVQTTGNPLDAADEWKQTTCPDCGADAVRETDTMDTFVDSSWYFLRYLSPHFEDAPFDQETADEWLPVDVYVGGEEHAVLHLLYIRFFTRALSDIGLLDREEPVERLINQGTVLHSGEKMSKSKGNDIAPHEYGAETTRLFVLSAAHPSQDFEWTVKDVSTAYDFQQTLYRLVTEYTDRTETRTESTDHDAYLEREIDRTIVAVTEEYDRFRFHRVIGEIQRFARLLGRYAGYDRPYQFAYSRGLRVLAGLVAPIAPFLAEEMWQLLDEDGLVAESRWPEPLRDVDDYRIERQVVRRTIDDVREITEVVDIDEPNEIELVVAADWKYRAYEIARESDPDDAIVGEIMADEAIKQHGDTAADFADRLADRGAGLEPIIDGERELDTLQQAAWLFEDEFACDVVVRRATPDDDLAAKARPNKPAIHIS; this comes from the coding sequence ATGTCGCGCCGATATGACCACGCTCGGGTTCAGGAGTACTGGCAGCAGGCCTGGGAGCGGGAGGACGTTTTCGAGTGCCCGACCGACGCTGCGGATCCGACGTACGTGCTGGGAATGTTTCCCTACACCTCCGGCTCGTTGCATATGGGGCACATCAGAAATTACGCCATTACGGACGCGTATGCTCGGTACCGGCGGATGGCCGGCGACGATGTCCTTCACCCGATGGGGTGGGACGCGTTCGGCCTGCCGGCGGAGAACGCGGCCTACAAACGGGACACTGACCCAGAATCCTGGACCCGGACGTGTATCGACCAGATGGAAGATGATCTCCAGGAGATGGGCTTTGGCTACGACTGGTCCCGGGAAATCACTACCTGTGACCCAGAATACTACCAGTGGAACCAGTGGCTGTTCACCCAGTTCTACGACGAGGGGCTGGTCGACTACGGCGCGGCGACGGTGAACTGGTGTCCGGACTGTGAGACAGTGCTTGCTGACGCGCAGGTCGAAACGCCGCCGGAAGCCGACGAAGGCGGGACGACCGCCAGCACCGGCCACAGCCACACCCAGGGCGGCGGCGTCTGCTGGCGCTGTGGAACAGCTGTCGAGCAGCGCGACCTCGACCAGTGGTTTTTCGCCATCACCGACTACGCCGAGGAGCTGTATCACGGGCTGGACGACCTCGAGGGGTGGCCCGACGGCGTTCGGGACAGTCAGCGTAACTGGATTGGTCGACAAGAGGGCGCGCGCGTCGCTTTCTCAGTCAGCCACGACGACCACGACACCGTTGAGGCGTTCACGACGCGACTCGACACGGTGTACGGCGCGACGTATCTGGCGCTGTCGCCGGGCCACGACCTCGCACGTGCGCTGGCAGACGAAGACGACGATGTCGCCGAGTACGTGGATTCGGTGGCGAGCACGGACGACGCCGGGATGAGCGGTGTCGAGACGGACCTCACTGCAACCCACCCCTACACCGGCGAGGAACTGCCGGTGTACGTCGCGGCCTACGTCCTTGACGATGTGGGCACGGGCGCGGTCATGGGCGTGCCGGCCCACAACGAGCAGGACCACGCCTTCGCCGACGAACACGACCTGCCCGTCAAGCAGGCCGTCGAACCGGTCGACGGCAGCGGGACGGATCTGCCACACGCGCCCTACACCGGTGACGGGATGCTCACGAACAGCGGCGAGTACGACGGCCTCGCCAGTTCCGCCGCCCGCGAGCGCCTACGCGAGGACGAGGCCACCGAGTCCGCGGTGACCTATCGCCTGCGGGACTGGCTCATCTCCCGCCAGCGCTACTGGGGGACGCCGATTCCCATCGTCCACTGCGACGACTGCGGCCACGTCCCGGTTCCGGAAGAAGACCTCCCGGTGGAACTGCCCGATTACGTCCAGACGACGGGGAACCCGCTCGACGCGGCCGACGAGTGGAAGCAGACGACCTGCCCTGACTGCGGGGCCGACGCGGTGCGGGAGACGGACACGATGGATACCTTCGTCGACTCCTCGTGGTACTTTCTCAGATACCTGTCTCCACACTTCGAAGATGCTCCCTTCGACCAGGAAACTGCCGACGAGTGGCTCCCGGTCGACGTGTACGTCGGCGGCGAGGAACACGCTGTCCTCCACCTCCTTTATATCCGCTTCTTCACCCGCGCCCTGTCGGATATCGGTCTGCTCGACCGCGAGGAGCCGGTCGAGCGGCTCATCAATCAGGGGACGGTGCTCCACAGCGGCGAGAAGATGTCCAAATCGAAGGGCAACGACATCGCGCCCCACGAGTACGGGGCCGAGACGACGCGGCTGTTCGTCCTCTCGGCGGCCCATCCCTCGCAGGACTTCGAGTGGACCGTGAAGGACGTCTCGACGGCCTACGACTTCCAGCAGACGCTGTATCGCCTTGTCACGGAATACACTGACCGAACGGAGACCAGGACTGAGAGCACCGACCACGACGCGTATCTGGAGCGGGAAATTGACCGGACCATCGTAGCGGTCACCGAGGAGTACGACCGCTTTCGCTTCCATCGCGTCATCGGCGAGATACAGCGCTTTGCCCGGCTACTTGGGCGCTACGCGGGCTACGACCGCCCGTACCAGTTCGCCTACAGCCGGGGCCTGCGGGTGCTCGCCGGCTTAGTCGCGCCTATCGCGCCGTTTCTCGCCGAGGAGATGTGGCAACTGCTCGACGAGGACGGTCTCGTCGCCGAGAGTCGGTGGCCGGAACCGCTCCGGGACGTGGACGACTACCGCATCGAGCGGCAGGTCGTTCGGCGAACGATCGACGACGTGCGCGAGATCACGGAGGTCGTCGACATCGACGAACCGAACGAGATCGAACTCGTCGTCGCCGCCGACTGGAAGTACCGGGCCTACGAGATCGCCCGCGAGTCCGACCCCGACGACGCCATCGTCGGTGAAATCATGGCTGACGAAGCGATCAAACAGCACGGCGACACAGCCGCCGATTTCGCCGACCGGTTGGCCGACCGCGGGGCGGGACTCGAACCAATTATCGACGGCGAGCGCGAACTCGACACGCTCCAGCAGGCCGCGTGGCTGTTCGAAGACGAGTTCGCCTGTGACGTCGTTGTCCGGCGGGCCACGCCCGACGACGACCTCGCAGCCAAAGCGCGACCGAACAAGCCCGCGATTCACATCTCCTGA
- a CDS encoding ABC transporter permease, with amino-acid sequence MDRLRSASSRVLIAAAAFLTLAVLAGFGLFAPASTPGQIFWVLASKSTLSSTLRLSVPIVLAALGGIFAEKSGIINIGLEGLLIISAFAAIFGADATGSLWLGFLVGIVASTLLAGVFAVVCIEFRADQIIAGLAVWLIALGLAPFASQVFYGGPNTSSVGTFDTITVPTLAEIPFFGALFDASPAVYIMFLAVAASWYVLNRTTFGRWVRAAGENPKALDTAGVDVSRVRYAAVLLSGVLSGMGGAALAINIGQFTGNGPTMVNGKGFIAIVAYLFGNYNPVGALLSTTLFAGLDAVQLRLQTADVIAVPDSLVQTIPFVAVIVVLALVGKTRLPEAAGDHYESGEE; translated from the coding sequence ATCGATCGACTTCGCTCGGCTTCAAGTCGGGTCCTCATCGCCGCCGCAGCGTTCCTCACACTGGCTGTGCTTGCCGGATTCGGACTCTTTGCGCCGGCGTCGACGCCCGGGCAGATATTCTGGGTGCTGGCCTCGAAATCGACGCTGTCCTCGACACTGCGGCTCTCGGTTCCGATCGTGCTGGCCGCGCTGGGTGGCATCTTCGCCGAGAAGAGCGGTATCATCAACATCGGGCTCGAGGGGCTGCTCATCATCTCAGCCTTCGCAGCCATCTTCGGAGCCGACGCCACCGGTTCGCTGTGGCTCGGGTTCCTCGTCGGCATCGTCGCGTCGACGCTCCTCGCGGGCGTATTCGCCGTCGTCTGCATCGAGTTCCGCGCTGATCAGATTATCGCCGGGCTGGCCGTCTGGCTCATTGCACTCGGACTCGCGCCGTTCGCCTCGCAGGTGTTCTACGGTGGGCCAAACACCAGTAGCGTCGGTACTTTCGACACGATCACGGTCCCGACGCTGGCCGAGATTCCGTTCTTCGGCGCACTGTTCGACGCCTCGCCCGCCGTCTACATTATGTTCCTCGCCGTGGCGGCGTCGTGGTACGTCCTGAACCGAACCACGTTCGGCCGCTGGGTCCGGGCCGCCGGCGAGAACCCGAAAGCGCTCGACACCGCCGGTGTCGACGTGTCTCGCGTCCGATACGCCGCCGTGCTCCTCTCCGGCGTCCTCTCGGGGATGGGCGGGGCCGCGCTGGCGATCAACATTGGCCAGTTCACCGGCAACGGCCCGACGATGGTCAACGGCAAGGGGTTCATCGCCATCGTCGCATATCTGTTCGGCAACTACAACCCGGTCGGCGCATTGCTGTCGACCACGCTGTTTGCCGGCCTTGATGCCGTCCAGTTGCGTCTTCAGACGGCCGATGTCATCGCTGTCCCCGATTCGCTGGTCCAGACCATTCCGTTCGTCGCCGTCATCGTCGTGCTCGCTCTGGTGGGCAAGACGCGGCTGCCCGAAGCCGCCGGTGACCACTACGAGTCTGGCGAGGAATGA
- a CDS encoding ABC transporter permease: protein MSDSGPSRNGDDPPTSDSNDRWSQYRQRLIRLGQTSVGERILIAVSALLLSLVVGTVIVTAAGLMATCRSPVLTFGSTTLCYDPFYVFNRLFLGALGDPFAGSWSPLNAQFAATLRETTILVFTGLSVALAFRAGIFNIGTQGQLIIGALAAALTVLWAGSLVSGTIALILFIPLGLLAGAIGGGLYGAIPGALKAYADANEVITTIMLNFVAVRVTLYLVRNHFADPTSQATQTPTLPVEGQFPSILFDPRTDFSLLALLIALAFVGGVYYLLEHTAFGYDLRTAGIQPAAAEYGGVDSARTILTSLTLSGALGGIGGAVFVMMTLGKFQTGIPSYGFDGITVSILAGNNPIGAVFAALLFGVLKSGSNVVAFATNVPPQLVGVLRGLIILFVAMPEFFRIIGRRLATREPDSPAAATAGGGADD, encoded by the coding sequence ATGAGCGATAGCGGCCCGTCGCGGAACGGCGACGACCCGCCGACATCGGACTCAAACGACCGGTGGTCACAGTACCGACAGCGCCTCATCAGGCTGGGCCAGACCTCAGTCGGCGAGCGGATTCTCATCGCTGTCTCGGCGCTGTTGCTCTCTCTCGTTGTCGGGACGGTTATCGTCACTGCCGCGGGGCTGATGGCGACGTGTCGGTCGCCGGTGCTCACCTTCGGTTCCACGACGCTGTGTTACGACCCGTTCTACGTGTTCAACCGGCTGTTCCTCGGCGCACTGGGCGATCCCTTTGCCGGCAGCTGGTCGCCGCTGAACGCGCAGTTCGCGGCGACGCTACGCGAGACGACGATACTGGTGTTTACCGGCCTTTCGGTAGCCTTAGCGTTCCGTGCGGGCATCTTCAACATCGGGACGCAGGGCCAGCTTATCATCGGCGCACTGGCAGCCGCACTGACAGTGCTGTGGGCCGGCTCGCTGGTCTCTGGGACGATCGCGCTCATCCTGTTTATTCCGCTCGGGCTGCTTGCTGGCGCAATCGGCGGCGGCCTCTACGGTGCGATACCCGGCGCTCTGAAAGCCTACGCCGACGCGAACGAGGTCATTACAACTATCATGCTCAATTTCGTCGCTGTTCGGGTAACGCTGTATCTCGTCCGAAACCACTTCGCCGACCCGACGAGCCAGGCGACACAGACCCCGACCCTGCCCGTCGAGGGACAGTTCCCATCGATCCTGTTCGACCCGCGGACGGACTTCTCGTTGCTCGCACTCCTGATAGCACTCGCATTCGTCGGCGGCGTCTACTACCTGCTCGAACACACGGCCTTCGGCTACGACCTGCGGACCGCCGGTATCCAGCCCGCGGCCGCGGAGTACGGCGGCGTCGACTCCGCCCGGACTATCCTGACCTCGCTCACGCTGTCGGGCGCACTGGGCGGCATCGGCGGGGCCGTATTCGTGATGATGACCCTCGGAAAGTTCCAGACTGGCATTCCGAGCTACGGCTTCGACGGGATCACCGTCTCTATCCTTGCCGGCAACAATCCGATCGGGGCCGTCTTCGCCGCGCTGCTCTTTGGCGTCCTCAAGTCCGGCTCGAACGTGGTGGCGTTTGCGACCAATGTGCCGCCACAGCTCGTCGGCGTCCTCCGTGGACTGATAATCCTGTTCGTCGCGATGCCGGAATTCTTCCGTATCATCGGCCGGCGGCTCGCGACGCGTGAGCCAGACAGTCCGGCCGCCGCGACCGCGGGAGGTGGTGCTGATGACTAA
- a CDS encoding ABC transporter ATP-binding protein: MEQAVHLDGITKRFPGVVANDDVDLAVEKGTVHALLGENGAGKTTLMNVLYGLYQPTEGTVNVHGETQQFDSPRDAIDEGVGMIHQHFMLVDPMTVTENITLGNEPRKWLGLTVDSEQSRKQVRELSERYGFDVDPDARIEDVGVGVQQRVEILKALYRGADVLILDEPTAVLTPQEVEDLFRVLEELTDQGKTIIFITHKLGEAMEAADEITVLREGKNVGTVPAGDITREELAEMMVGREVLLDLDRDPAEPGRSILEVSDLVVEDDRGVRAVDGISLDVRAGEVLGIAGVDGNGQSELVEAITGLQMPDEGTIMYDDVDRTTDSRRERIESGLAYIPEDRQERGLVMDFNLVENGLLGSQHAADYTSNGRIDWNHTRDHAEEIIEEYDVRPPDANAHAKSLSGGNQQKFVVGREFARDPRLVVASHPTRGVDVGSMEFIHDQINALREAGRAVLLISSNLDEVQSLSDRLAVVYEGEIVDIVDPERVTEEQLGLLMAGQQPDAVPTIAANGEGDQ; the protein is encoded by the coding sequence ATGGAACAGGCCGTCCACCTCGATGGTATTACAAAGCGGTTTCCGGGGGTAGTCGCGAATGACGATGTCGATCTGGCGGTCGAGAAGGGGACGGTTCACGCACTGCTCGGCGAGAACGGTGCGGGCAAAACCACCCTGATGAACGTCCTCTACGGGCTCTACCAGCCCACCGAGGGGACGGTCAACGTGCACGGCGAGACACAGCAGTTCGACTCGCCGCGCGACGCCATCGACGAAGGTGTCGGCATGATCCACCAGCACTTCATGCTGGTCGATCCGATGACCGTCACCGAGAACATCACGCTTGGGAACGAGCCCCGCAAGTGGCTTGGACTCACAGTTGACAGCGAACAGTCCCGAAAACAGGTCCGTGAACTCTCCGAACGGTATGGGTTCGACGTGGACCCCGACGCCCGCATCGAAGATGTCGGTGTCGGTGTCCAGCAGCGCGTCGAAATCCTCAAAGCGCTCTACCGTGGCGCAGATGTCCTGATTCTTGACGAACCGACGGCAGTACTCACACCACAGGAAGTCGAAGACCTCTTTCGCGTGCTGGAAGAGCTGACCGACCAGGGCAAGACGATTATCTTCATCACGCACAAGCTCGGCGAGGCGATGGAGGCTGCTGATGAAATCACTGTCCTGCGCGAGGGGAAAAACGTCGGGACCGTGCCGGCCGGCGACATCACTCGGGAAGAACTGGCCGAGATGATGGTCGGTCGGGAAGTCCTGCTGGACCTCGACCGGGACCCAGCCGAGCCGGGCCGGTCTATCCTTGAGGTTTCGGACCTCGTTGTGGAGGACGACCGGGGCGTCCGCGCAGTTGACGGGATTTCGCTTGACGTCCGGGCCGGCGAGGTACTCGGCATCGCCGGCGTCGATGGGAACGGCCAGTCGGAACTGGTCGAGGCGATTACCGGGCTCCAGATGCCCGACGAGGGAACGATCATGTACGACGACGTTGACCGGACCACCGACAGCCGCCGGGAACGAATCGAGTCCGGGCTCGCCTACATCCCGGAAGACCGACAGGAGCGTGGACTGGTGATGGACTTTAATCTCGTCGAGAACGGCCTGCTGGGGAGCCAGCACGCGGCCGACTACACTTCGAACGGGCGCATCGACTGGAATCACACGCGCGACCACGCGGAAGAAATTATCGAAGAGTACGACGTTCGGCCACCGGATGCCAACGCCCACGCCAAGTCCCTTTCCGGCGGGAACCAGCAGAAGTTCGTCGTCGGTCGGGAGTTCGCGCGGGACCCGCGTCTCGTCGTTGCCTCCCACCCCACTCGCGGTGTGGACGTGGGGTCGATGGAGTTCATCCATGACCAGATCAACGCGCTCCGAGAGGCGGGCCGGGCCGTGTTGCTCATCTCCTCAAATCTTGATGAGGTCCAGTCGCTTTCCGACCGCCTCGCTGTCGTCTACGAGGGAGAGATTGTCGATATCGTGGATCCAGAGCGTGTGACCGAAGAACAGCTCGGGCTGTTGATGGCCGGGCAGCAACCTGACGCCGTCCCGACCATCGCGGCGAACGGGGAGGGCGATCAATGA
- a CDS encoding BMP family protein has product MCDTEVFNAYRHRWWDMSQRRRTFISSVGTATAIGLAGCLGGDGGDGSGGDTDSDGGDGGDGDSGPAARIGMVYATGGLGDGSFNDQAQTGAIRAADELNIEYDESQPEAVQDFGSLQQQYAQSSNPNYDLICCIGFLQADALTENAEQYPEQDFMIVDSVVDADNVGSYVFGEHQGSFLIGLMAAKLTSQDFSAGAGSTQSDSASVGFVGGVEGDLIGRFEAGYKAGVKHAEEDVDIQSAYVGDFNDPSGGQEAALSMYESGADIVYHAAGNTGTGVFRAAQEAGRFAVGVDRDQSVTKENFSDIILASMVKRVDNAVYTAVESTTNDNFEGGTVNTLGLEQNGVEAVYGQQLGSEIPQSVKDEVSEVRQSIIGGDISVPTDPDNA; this is encoded by the coding sequence ATGTGCGACACCGAAGTCTTTAACGCCTATCGACACCGCTGGTGGGACATGTCACAGCGAAGGCGCACGTTCATCAGTAGTGTTGGTACCGCAACCGCAATCGGGTTAGCCGGCTGCCTCGGTGGCGATGGCGGCGACGGCAGCGGCGGCGACACCGACAGCGATGGCGGGGACGGTGGCGACGGTGACAGCGGTCCGGCTGCTCGTATCGGAATGGTGTACGCGACGGGCGGGCTCGGTGACGGATCGTTCAACGATCAGGCTCAGACCGGCGCTATCCGGGCAGCAGACGAGCTAAACATCGAATACGATGAGTCGCAGCCGGAAGCGGTACAGGACTTCGGCAGCCTCCAGCAACAGTATGCGCAGTCCTCGAACCCGAACTACGACCTCATCTGCTGTATCGGCTTCCTGCAGGCGGACGCCCTCACCGAGAACGCTGAACAGTACCCCGAGCAGGACTTCATGATCGTTGACTCCGTCGTTGACGCGGACAACGTCGGCTCGTACGTGTTCGGTGAGCATCAGGGCTCGTTCCTCATCGGGCTGATGGCCGCGAAGCTGACCAGTCAGGACTTCTCGGCTGGAGCCGGCTCCACGCAGAGTGACTCCGCGAGCGTCGGCTTCGTCGGCGGCGTCGAGGGTGACCTCATCGGTCGCTTCGAAGCCGGCTACAAAGCCGGCGTCAAGCACGCAGAGGAGGACGTCGACATCCAGTCAGCCTACGTCGGCGACTTCAACGATCCCTCCGGCGGGCAGGAGGCGGCCCTCTCGATGTACGAATCCGGTGCGGACATTGTCTACCATGCGGCCGGCAACACCGGAACTGGCGTGTTCCGTGCGGCTCAGGAGGCCGGGCGCTTCGCAGTCGGCGTCGACCGTGACCAGTCGGTCACGAAAGAGAACTTCAGCGATATTATCCTCGCGAGCATGGTCAAACGGGTCGATAACGCCGTCTACACTGCCGTTGAGTCGACAACGAATGACAACTTTGAGGGCGGCACTGTGAACACCCTCGGCCTCGAACAGAACGGCGTTGAAGCGGTGTACGGTCAGCAGCTCGGTTCGGAAATCCCACAGAGCGTCAAAGACGAGGTGTCCGAAGTCCGCCAGAGCATCATCGGCGGCGACATCAGCGTGCCGACTGACCCCGACAACGCCTGA
- a CDS encoding inorganic phosphate transporter, protein MTPVVFWALVALATITGLVTAWTLGANSNSPPFAPAIGANAISTMRAAFLIGILAAMGALTQGGSISETVGAGLIDGATITSLAAVAGLLTATGFMAFGIYSGYPVPAAFATTGAMVGVGLSLGGQPVFDTYRRIAIFWLLVPPVSGSLAYLTATVLRRDDIPETVGVPLLAGVVGGIVANVQLSIIPSPAGTEQGSLAGFAAMVAGTDIAAVAATLLVAAGSFYYIRRQTQASVDKGIKTFLVVLGSVVAFSSGGSQVGLATGPLENLYRAELGLPGVVLLALGAVGILGGAWMGAPRLLQATSREYAQLGVRRSIAALVPGFIIAQAAIALGIPISFNNIIISGVIGGGLAGGSAGVSRRKIGVTVGFWLITLATSVVIGFGVYQVLEAILGSQV, encoded by the coding sequence GTGACCCCCGTCGTCTTCTGGGCGCTAGTCGCCCTCGCGACGATCACCGGGCTGGTGACGGCCTGGACACTCGGTGCGAACAGCAACTCACCGCCGTTCGCGCCGGCTATCGGTGCGAACGCCATCTCGACGATGCGTGCTGCCTTCCTGATCGGCATCCTCGCCGCGATGGGGGCACTGACCCAGGGCGGGAGCATTTCGGAAACGGTCGGCGCCGGCCTCATCGACGGTGCCACGATCACATCGCTCGCAGCCGTTGCCGGACTGTTGACCGCGACGGGGTTCATGGCGTTTGGAATCTACTCGGGCTACCCCGTTCCGGCGGCGTTCGCGACGACGGGCGCGATGGTCGGCGTCGGCCTCTCGCTCGGCGGGCAGCCGGTGTTCGACACTTACCGTCGCATCGCCATATTCTGGCTGCTCGTCCCACCTGTGTCGGGGAGCTTGGCCTACCTCACCGCGACAGTGTTGCGCCGGGACGACATCCCCGAAACGGTCGGTGTCCCGCTGCTCGCCGGCGTCGTCGGGGGTATCGTCGCCAATGTCCAGTTGAGCATCATCCCGTCGCCCGCTGGCACCGAACAGGGCTCGCTGGCCGGCTTTGCTGCAATGGTCGCTGGAACGGATATCGCCGCCGTCGCCGCGACGCTACTAGTCGCCGCCGGGAGCTTTTACTACATCCGCCGGCAGACCCAGGCCTCCGTCGACAAGGGCATCAAGACCTTTCTCGTCGTTCTCGGCAGCGTCGTTGCCTTCTCTAGCGGCGGTAGTCAGGTCGGCCTCGCGACCGGGCCACTGGAGAACCTTTACCGCGCAGAACTCGGCCTGCCCGGAGTCGTGTTGCTGGCGCTCGGCGCAGTGGGTATCCTCGGCGGTGCGTGGATGGGCGCGCCCCGCCTGTTACAGGCGACCTCCCGCGAGTACGCGCAACTCGGCGTCCGCCGCTCCATCGCGGCGCTGGTCCCCGGCTTCATCATCGCGCAGGCTGCCATCGCGCTGGGTATTCCCATCTCGTTTAACAACATCATTATTTCCGGCGTCATCGGCGGCGGCCTGGCCGGCGGCTCCGCCGGCGTCTCTCGCCGGAAAATAGGTGTGACTGTCGGGTTCTGGCTCATCACGCTCGCCACTAGCGTCGTAATCGGCTTCGGCGTGTATCAGGTGCTGGAAGCGATCCTCGGGAGCCAGGTCTGA
- a CDS encoding universal stress protein → MTPTHVLVPLDGSPLADEALTYALETFDCRITVLNVVAPLDTGMSEGGLLEPDAERQAAADERATELVDRASQLASEAGQQVETAVETGDPAETILDYVEEADVDQVVMGGHGGTRNEIARRLLGTVATAVVSEAPVTVTVVR, encoded by the coding sequence ATGACACCGACACACGTCCTTGTCCCGCTGGACGGCTCACCGCTGGCTGATGAGGCGCTGACGTACGCGCTGGAGACGTTCGACTGCCGGATTACGGTCCTGAACGTCGTTGCGCCGCTCGATACGGGGATGAGCGAAGGCGGCTTACTCGAACCAGATGCGGAGCGCCAAGCGGCCGCCGACGAGCGGGCAACGGAACTCGTCGACCGGGCATCACAGCTGGCCAGCGAGGCCGGCCAACAGGTCGAGACGGCCGTCGAGACCGGTGACCCGGCCGAAACGATTCTGGACTACGTCGAGGAGGCTGACGTGGATCAGGTGGTGATGGGTGGCCACGGCGGGACGCGAAACGAGATTGCCCGGCGGCTGCTGGGGACCGTTGCGACGGCGGTCGTCAGCGAAGCGCCGGTGACGGTGACGGTCGTCCGGTAA
- a CDS encoding homing endonuclease associated repeat-containing protein, producing MTSEEDCVRALRSAAVVLGESPTKAQYEELGVTPASGTIQRVMDSWNGAKKAAGLETNHPRGSRLGTKPADVSLPNGSSWADLSQDQRWHYKNADRNQQRTLNRRAKHRAWVYEYKRDSDGCCRCGEADPACLDFHHRDDTDKEMTISKMITYGFSKSKLRAEMDKCDILCANCHRKEHHEVPTGVRPTTAGQVDGDE from the coding sequence GTGACAAGCGAAGAGGACTGTGTTCGAGCCCTCCGCAGTGCCGCTGTGGTACTAGGTGAGTCGCCGACGAAAGCGCAGTACGAGGAGCTTGGCGTGACGCCGGCATCTGGCACGATTCAGCGGGTGATGGATAGCTGGAACGGTGCGAAGAAGGCTGCCGGATTAGAGACCAATCATCCTCGTGGTTCTCGACTCGGTACGAAACCTGCCGACGTTTCGCTCCCCAATGGTTCTTCGTGGGCTGACCTTTCTCAGGACCAGCGATGGCACTACAAAAACGCTGACCGGAATCAACAACGAACCCTGAACCGGCGGGCAAAACACCGGGCATGGGTGTATGAGTACAAACGAGATAGTGACGGCTGCTGTCGCTGTGGAGAGGCTGATCCAGCGTGTCTTGACTTTCACCATCGCGACGATACAGACAAAGAGATGACTATCTCCAAGATGATCACATACGGCTTCTCGAAGTCGAAGCTCCGCGCTGAGATGGACAAGTGTGACATCCTCTGTGCTAACTGCCATAGAAAAGAACATCATGAGGTTCCGACTGGGGTTCGACCGACAACAGCCGGGCAGGTGGATGGCGATGAGTGA
- a CDS encoding IMP cyclohydrolase, producing the protein MYVGRFVVVSPEVGAYRVSSRSFPNRQAVQRDGTVTVEPTPDAPETDNPYISYNGVRVTEHGAVVGNGSHVDPIAEKLELGYPARDAIAEPLLSLDFEKDDYDTPRVAGIVGVDAADPTTNADGPGAVIGTVRRDALLVEEVTEPTLVATYEENSPTAFDLAATDAGEVAREVYDHEYEHAVCSAGVAGSASEFDVAVYNGE; encoded by the coding sequence ATGTACGTTGGACGATTCGTCGTCGTCAGTCCCGAGGTCGGCGCGTACCGCGTCTCCTCGCGCTCGTTCCCCAACCGCCAGGCAGTCCAGCGCGACGGGACAGTGACCGTCGAGCCAACGCCAGACGCGCCAGAGACGGACAACCCATACATCTCCTACAACGGGGTCCGGGTCACCGAGCACGGCGCAGTCGTCGGCAACGGCTCCCACGTCGACCCCATCGCCGAAAAGCTCGAACTTGGCTATCCGGCACGGGACGCCATCGCGGAGCCGCTCCTCTCGCTCGACTTCGAGAAGGATGACTACGATACGCCGCGGGTCGCCGGTATCGTCGGCGTCGACGCGGCGGACCCGACGACGAACGCCGACGGGCCGGGCGCAGTTATCGGGACTGTCCGTCGGGACGCGCTGCTCGTCGAGGAAGTCACCGAGCCGACGCTGGTGGCGACATACGAGGAGAACAGTCCAACAGCGTTCGATCTGGCCGCGACCGACGCCGGCGAGGTAGCCCGCGAAGTGTACGACCACGAGTACGAGCACGCCGTCTGTTCGGCCGGCGTCGCGGGGTCGGCAAGCGAGTTCGACGTGGCAGTGTACAACGGCGAGTGA